In a genomic window of Dyadobacter fermentans DSM 18053:
- a CDS encoding glucosamine-6-phosphate deaminase has protein sequence MKVIISETKEELGQSAGAYAAMIIRDTIASQGFANVILATGTSQFETLNQLIEEKDIDWSKVTMFHLDEYIGLPVTHPASFRKYLAERFLSRVPPLRASYLINGEGDLEKELQYLADQISEHPVDVALVGIGENGHLAFNDPPADFNTESPYLVVNLDEPCRLQQMGEGWFGSLEEVPLQAISMSVRQIMKSAHVICSVPDERKAVAVRNSLENEVSNAFPASILQLHPDCTFFLDKASARLLTETEVAGQDPGARK, from the coding sequence ATGAAAGTTATTATTTCGGAGACAAAAGAGGAGCTGGGACAAAGTGCAGGCGCTTACGCGGCTATGATCATCAGGGATACGATAGCGAGTCAGGGATTTGCGAATGTGATCCTCGCCACTGGCACCAGCCAGTTCGAAACATTGAACCAATTAATCGAAGAGAAGGACATCGACTGGTCGAAGGTGACTATGTTCCATTTGGATGAGTATATCGGCCTGCCGGTTACGCATCCGGCCAGCTTCCGCAAATATCTGGCTGAGCGATTCCTGTCCCGCGTGCCGCCGTTGCGCGCTTCTTACCTGATCAACGGAGAAGGTGATCTGGAAAAAGAACTGCAATACCTGGCTGACCAAATCAGCGAGCATCCGGTCGACGTCGCATTGGTGGGCATCGGTGAAAACGGGCACCTCGCGTTCAATGATCCGCCGGCGGATTTCAATACAGAGTCGCCTTACCTGGTTGTGAACCTCGACGAGCCCTGCCGCCTGCAACAAATGGGCGAAGGTTGGTTCGGATCGCTGGAAGAAGTGCCGTTGCAGGCCATCAGCATGTCGGTAAGGCAGATTATGAAGTCGGCGCACGTCATTTGCTCGGTTCCTGATGAACGGAAGGCAGTGGCCGTGCGGAATAGCCTCGAAAACGAGGTAAGTAATGCATTCCCGGCTAGCATTTTGCAGCTTCACCCGGACTGCACCTTTTTCCTCGATAAAGCTTCTGCACGGCTGCTGACAGAAACAGAAGTGGCCGGACAAGATCCCGGCGCTCGCAAATAA